CTCTAAAACAATTGTCACTTCCCCCTTAATCGATTCTTTCTTTGAAAGAATCGATACCACCTCCGAAACTGATCCCCGGATTACCTCTTCGTAAAGTTTTGTCATTTCCCTAGCAATGCAGATATTCCTGTCGCCGAGAATTTCCAGCATAAGACTCAAGGTGCGTGAAAGTCTTCTGGCGGACTCGTAAAAAACCATGGTGTATGGGTAGGATTTTACGTCCTTTAAAAGCTCTTTCTTCTTGCCTATGGTCTTCGGGAAAAAACCGAGAAAAAGAAAACTGTCTGTGGGAAGTCCCGAAACAACAAGTGCAGAGAGGACAGCCGAAGGACCGGGTATGGGAACTACTTCTATATTGTTTTCAATTGAGAGATTTACAAGCCTCCACCCAGGGTCGGAAACCGAAGGAGTTCCGGCATCGGAAACCAGCGCCACGTCTTTGCCGTCTTTGAGTCTTTCAAGCAGCTTGGGCGATTTTTCAACTTCATTATGTTCATGATAGCTAGTGAGAGGGGTTTCGATCCCGTACCGGGTAAGGAGTTTTTTTGTGTTTCTCGTATCCTCGCACGCTATAACGTCGCAATCCTTAAGAACGTTTACAGCCCGCAAAGTTATGTCTTCAAGATTTCCTATCGGGGTAGAGACTACGAAGAGTTTTCCAAACATACTGTTATTCGGCAAATTCCGCTTTCTACGTTTCGTATATATCGCGAAGTTCTTTCAGAATATCATCTAATAGGTTGCGGAACTTTTTCCTATTTACCTTGACACTTATTTCCGGATGAGCAAGCTCTACTCGATGGTTTCCGTGCTTTCCTGTAAAGTTGCTCAGTTTTGAATCACCAGTCTTTGAATCATGGCTTTCCAGTTTCCTTTCCATAGCCGTGTACAGGGCCAAATACAATTTGTAACGGTAATAATCGTCTTTGTTCCTATCGAATCCTAATGCCTCAACGAGTCGGAGAGTCGTTCTCTTGTTTTTTTCTATGTCAATCTTAATATCCTCCTCGAGGCCGTTGATCAATTTCTGTAAACGATCAGCTTTTACTCTTAACTTCTCATCGTCCGTAGGAGCTTCAGCAACTAGCGTTGCACTCACAATTGGCTCTGGTTGGATATAGATCATGCGTCCATCTATATCGAAAAAGCAGGAACGGCTAAAAACCTCTTTAATTGGGTCTTTACTTCTCTGTTCTATTCTTATGGCAGTAAGAATCATATCGACAAACTGATCGACACTATCTTCCTCTTCGGGCCATGTACTATCTGAAGTTTTCATTGTCATTATAATTTCTCTGCCAGAGAGGCCTCCCTGTAAAAATTCCTCACTTATAATGAAACAAGTATTTTCATCCATTATGGTCTCGCATGGAATTTCTTGCTCTATTACGACAAAAAGAGAGGAGCCGTCTTTTCGGGAATTAACTTCCTCCTTCTCTACCTCTTCAACTTTGTGCCTAAAAGAAGGGGAAATTGAATAGTGATGGAACGGACTGTATTCCTCAAAGTAAGATTTCAAGTCTGAGACTACTGTCGCTCTTGATTGTTCCCGCTTGGCAATTAATAGGGGTGCAACCTTCATTTCAGCTTGTAAAAATATCCTAGGAAATTTGAATACATGAGTGTAGCAACGCCTCTTAATTTTGCACTTTGTTGGATGCCCATTCAATCCCCCTATATACATACGTTTAAGCCCAGCTTTCGTTAGCATTTGCTGCCTCCTTTTAAAGATGAAAAATATCCAACTTGTCTTGATCTCTTGTCAACTATAGAGAGAAATTATCCAGTTTGTAGTGTGGGATACCAAG
The window above is part of the Candidatus Dadabacteria bacterium genome. Proteins encoded here:
- the rsmI gene encoding 16S rRNA (cytidine(1402)-2'-O)-methyltransferase, translated to MFGKLFVVSTPIGNLEDITLRAVNVLKDCDVIACEDTRNTKKLLTRYGIETPLTSYHEHNEVEKSPKLLERLKDGKDVALVSDAGTPSVSDPGWRLVNLSIENNIEVVPIPGPSAVLSALVVSGLPTDSFLFLGFFPKTIGKKKELLKDVKSYPYTMVFYESARRLSRTLSLMLEILGDRNICIAREMTKLYEEVIRGSVSEVVSILSKKESIKGEVTIVLEGNGEGRGEISIEEVQRTLRAMKESGTALSDAVRTVCESSGALKNSVYRIALEIWEE